One Camelus ferus isolate YT-003-E chromosome 27, BCGSAC_Cfer_1.0, whole genome shotgun sequence DNA window includes the following coding sequences:
- the MPI gene encoding mannose-6-phosphate isomerase isoform X1, which translates to MAAQRVFPLSCVVQQYAWGKMGSNSEVARLLASSDPLTRISEDKPYAELWMGTHPRGDAKILDNCISQKTLGQWIAENQDCLGSKVKDTFNGKLPFLFKVLSVETALSIQAHPNKELAEKLHLQAPQHYPDANHKPEIAIALTSFQGLCGFRPVEEIVTFLTKVPEFQFLIGDNAATQLKQSMSCDSQAVASALQSCFSHLMKSEKKVVVEQLNLLVKRISQQVAAGNNMEDVCGELLLQLHQQYPGDIGCFAIYFLNLLTLKPGEAMFLEANVPHAYLKGDCVECMACSDNTVRAGLTPKFIDVPTLCEMLSYTPSPSQDRLFPPARSQEDPYLFIYDPPVPDFTVMKMEVPGSITEYKVLALDSASILLMVQGTVTASTPTAQAAIPLQRGGVLFIGANECVSLKLTVPKDLLMFRACCLL; encoded by the exons ATGGCCGCTCAACGAG TATTCCCACTGTCCTGTGTGGTGCAGCAGTATGCCTGGGGGAAGATGGGTTCTAACAGTGAAGTGGCTCGGCTGCTGGCCAGCAGTGACCCACTGACTCGGATCTCAGAGGACAAGCCATATGCAGAG CTGTGGATGGGGACCCACCCTCGAGGAGATGCCAAGATTCTTGACAACTGCATCTCACAGAAGACCCTGGGCCAATGGATTGCTGAGAACCAGGACTGCTTGGGCTCAAAGGTCAAGGATACCTTTAATGGCAAGCTGCCCTTCCTCTTCAAAGTGCTCTCGGTTGAAACGGCCCTGTCCATCCAGGCACATCCTAATAAG GAGCTGGCAGAGAAGCTGCACCTCCAGGCTCCACAGCACTACCCTGATGCCAACCATAAGCCAGAGATTGCCATTGCCCTCACCTCCTTCCAGGGCTTATGTGGCTTCCGGCCAGTTGAGGAGATTGTCACCTTTCTGACAA AGGTGCCTGAGTTCCAGTTTCTAATTGGAGATAATGCAGCCACACAGCTGAAGCAGAGCATGAGCTGCGACTCCCAGGCTGTGGCCTCTGCCCTGCAGAGCTGTTTCTCCCACCTGATGAAAAGTGAGAAGAAGGTAGTGGTGGAGCAGCTCAACCTGTTGGTGAAGCGGATCTCCCAGCAAG TGGCTGCTGGAAACAACATGGAGGACGTCTGTGGGGAGCTCTTGCTGCAGCTGCACCAGCAGTACCCAGGTGACATTGGATGCTTTGCCATCTACTTCCTGAACCTGCTTACCCTGAAGCCGGGGGAGGCCATGTTTCTGGAGGCCAACGTGCCCCATGCCTACCTGAAAGGAG ACTGTGTGGAGTGCATGGCATGTTCAGACAACACAGTGCGTGCTGGCCTAACACCTAAGTTCATCGATGTGCCAACTCTGTGTGAAATGCTCAGCTatacccccagccccagccaggacAGGCTCTTTCCTCCAGCCCGGAGCCAGGAAGACCCCTACCTCTTTATCTATGATCCTCCTGTGCCAGACTTCACTGTTATGAAGATGGAG GttcctggctccatcactgaATACAAGGTCTTGGCCCTGGACTCCGCCAGCATCCTCCTGATGGTGCAGGGGACAGTGACAGCCAGCACCCCCACAGCCCAGGCAGCAATCCCCCTGCAGCGTGGTGGGGTGCTCTTCATTGGAGCCAATGAATGTGTCTCACTGAAGCTCACTGTGCCTAAGGACTTGCTGATGTTCCGTGCCTGCTGTCTGCTGTAG
- the MPI gene encoding mannose-6-phosphate isomerase isoform X3, translated as MAAQRVFPLSCVVQQYAWGKMGSNSEVARLLASSDPLTRISEDKPYAELWMGTHPRGDAKILDNCISQKTLGQWIAENQDCLGSKVKDTFNGKLPFLFKVLSVETALSIQAHPNKELAEKLHLQAPQHYPDANHKPEIAIALTSFQGLCGFRPVEEIVTFLTKVPEFQFLIGDNAATQLKQSMSCDSQAVASALQSCFSHLMKSEKKVVVEQLNLLVKRISQQVAAGNNMEDVCGELLLQLHQQYPGDIGCFAIYFLNLLTLKPGEAMFLEANVPHAYLKGGGSWCSG; from the exons ATGGCCGCTCAACGAG TATTCCCACTGTCCTGTGTGGTGCAGCAGTATGCCTGGGGGAAGATGGGTTCTAACAGTGAAGTGGCTCGGCTGCTGGCCAGCAGTGACCCACTGACTCGGATCTCAGAGGACAAGCCATATGCAGAG CTGTGGATGGGGACCCACCCTCGAGGAGATGCCAAGATTCTTGACAACTGCATCTCACAGAAGACCCTGGGCCAATGGATTGCTGAGAACCAGGACTGCTTGGGCTCAAAGGTCAAGGATACCTTTAATGGCAAGCTGCCCTTCCTCTTCAAAGTGCTCTCGGTTGAAACGGCCCTGTCCATCCAGGCACATCCTAATAAG GAGCTGGCAGAGAAGCTGCACCTCCAGGCTCCACAGCACTACCCTGATGCCAACCATAAGCCAGAGATTGCCATTGCCCTCACCTCCTTCCAGGGCTTATGTGGCTTCCGGCCAGTTGAGGAGATTGTCACCTTTCTGACAA AGGTGCCTGAGTTCCAGTTTCTAATTGGAGATAATGCAGCCACACAGCTGAAGCAGAGCATGAGCTGCGACTCCCAGGCTGTGGCCTCTGCCCTGCAGAGCTGTTTCTCCCACCTGATGAAAAGTGAGAAGAAGGTAGTGGTGGAGCAGCTCAACCTGTTGGTGAAGCGGATCTCCCAGCAAG TGGCTGCTGGAAACAACATGGAGGACGTCTGTGGGGAGCTCTTGCTGCAGCTGCACCAGCAGTACCCAGGTGACATTGGATGCTTTGCCATCTACTTCCTGAACCTGCTTACCCTGAAGCCGGGGGAGGCCATGTTTCTGGAGGCCAACGTGCCCCATGCCTACCTGAAAGGAG GGGGCTCGTGGTGCTCAGGTTAG
- the MPI gene encoding mannose-6-phosphate isomerase isoform X2, with protein MQSFLFLQLWMGTHPRGDAKILDNCISQKTLGQWIAENQDCLGSKVKDTFNGKLPFLFKVLSVETALSIQAHPNKELAEKLHLQAPQHYPDANHKPEIAIALTSFQGLCGFRPVEEIVTFLTKVPEFQFLIGDNAATQLKQSMSCDSQAVASALQSCFSHLMKSEKKVVVEQLNLLVKRISQQVAAGNNMEDVCGELLLQLHQQYPGDIGCFAIYFLNLLTLKPGEAMFLEANVPHAYLKGDCVECMACSDNTVRAGLTPKFIDVPTLCEMLSYTPSPSQDRLFPPARSQEDPYLFIYDPPVPDFTVMKMEVPGSITEYKVLALDSASILLMVQGTVTASTPTAQAAIPLQRGGVLFIGANECVSLKLTVPKDLLMFRACCLL; from the exons ATGCAGAG TTTCCTGTTTTTACAGCTGTGGATGGGGACCCACCCTCGAGGAGATGCCAAGATTCTTGACAACTGCATCTCACAGAAGACCCTGGGCCAATGGATTGCTGAGAACCAGGACTGCTTGGGCTCAAAGGTCAAGGATACCTTTAATGGCAAGCTGCCCTTCCTCTTCAAAGTGCTCTCGGTTGAAACGGCCCTGTCCATCCAGGCACATCCTAATAAG GAGCTGGCAGAGAAGCTGCACCTCCAGGCTCCACAGCACTACCCTGATGCCAACCATAAGCCAGAGATTGCCATTGCCCTCACCTCCTTCCAGGGCTTATGTGGCTTCCGGCCAGTTGAGGAGATTGTCACCTTTCTGACAA AGGTGCCTGAGTTCCAGTTTCTAATTGGAGATAATGCAGCCACACAGCTGAAGCAGAGCATGAGCTGCGACTCCCAGGCTGTGGCCTCTGCCCTGCAGAGCTGTTTCTCCCACCTGATGAAAAGTGAGAAGAAGGTAGTGGTGGAGCAGCTCAACCTGTTGGTGAAGCGGATCTCCCAGCAAG TGGCTGCTGGAAACAACATGGAGGACGTCTGTGGGGAGCTCTTGCTGCAGCTGCACCAGCAGTACCCAGGTGACATTGGATGCTTTGCCATCTACTTCCTGAACCTGCTTACCCTGAAGCCGGGGGAGGCCATGTTTCTGGAGGCCAACGTGCCCCATGCCTACCTGAAAGGAG ACTGTGTGGAGTGCATGGCATGTTCAGACAACACAGTGCGTGCTGGCCTAACACCTAAGTTCATCGATGTGCCAACTCTGTGTGAAATGCTCAGCTatacccccagccccagccaggacAGGCTCTTTCCTCCAGCCCGGAGCCAGGAAGACCCCTACCTCTTTATCTATGATCCTCCTGTGCCAGACTTCACTGTTATGAAGATGGAG GttcctggctccatcactgaATACAAGGTCTTGGCCCTGGACTCCGCCAGCATCCTCCTGATGGTGCAGGGGACAGTGACAGCCAGCACCCCCACAGCCCAGGCAGCAATCCCCCTGCAGCGTGGTGGGGTGCTCTTCATTGGAGCCAATGAATGTGTCTCACTGAAGCTCACTGTGCCTAAGGACTTGCTGATGTTCCGTGCCTGCTGTCTGCTGTAG
- the FAM219B gene encoding protein FAM219B isoform X2: protein MATAGPSGHAARPSMPGSRPGGAQAAGPPRGRSDIGVPRLGDRTSAAVEKRGPYMVMRAPSIQAKLQKHRNLAKAVLRRKGMLGAAPNRPDSSAKRSVKFNKGYTALSQSPDENLVSLDSDSDGELESRYSSGYSSAEVNQDVSRQLLQDGYHLDEIPDDEDLDLIPPKPVASSACSCCWCCLGDSSSCTLQ from the exons ATGGCTACCGCGGGGCCCAGTGGGCACGCGGCGCGGCCGTCTATGCCGGGTTCCCGGCCCGGCGGAGCCCAGGCTGCGGGGCCGCCTCGCGGGCGAAGCGATATTGGAGTCCCCCGACTCGGGGACCGGACCTCGGCGGCTGTGGAGAAGCGGGGGCCGTACATGGTGATGCGCGCGCCTTCCATTCAGGCCAAGCTGC AGAAGCACCGGAACCTGGCCAAGGCCGTTCTGCGGAGAAAAGGCATGCTGGGGGCCGCGCCGAACCGCCCCGACTCTTCAGCCAAAAG GTCAGTGAAGTTTAACAAGGGGTATACTGCTCTTAGTCAGAGTCCAGATGAAAACCTGGTGTCTCTTGACTCTGACAG TGATGGGGAGCTGGAATCCAGATACTCCTCCGGGTATTCCTCTGCAGAG GTGAACCAGGATGTGAGCCGGCAGCTGCTCCAGGATGGGTATCACCTGGATGAGATTCCAGATGATGAGGACTTGGATCTCATTCCCCCCAAGCCTGTGGCCTCCTCAGCGTGTTCCTGCTGCTGGTGCTGTCTTGGGGACTCTTCCTCCTGCACCCTCCAGTAG
- the FAM219B gene encoding protein FAM219B isoform X1 produces MATAGPSGHAARPSMPGSRPGGAQAAGPPRGRSDIGVPRLGDRTSAAVEKRGPYMVMRAPSIQAKLQKHRNLAKAVLRRKGMLGAAPNRPDSSAKRSVKFNKGYTALSQSPDENLVSLDSDSDGELESRYSSGYSSAEQVNQDVSRQLLQDGYHLDEIPDDEDLDLIPPKPVASSACSCCWCCLGDSSSCTLQ; encoded by the exons ATGGCTACCGCGGGGCCCAGTGGGCACGCGGCGCGGCCGTCTATGCCGGGTTCCCGGCCCGGCGGAGCCCAGGCTGCGGGGCCGCCTCGCGGGCGAAGCGATATTGGAGTCCCCCGACTCGGGGACCGGACCTCGGCGGCTGTGGAGAAGCGGGGGCCGTACATGGTGATGCGCGCGCCTTCCATTCAGGCCAAGCTGC AGAAGCACCGGAACCTGGCCAAGGCCGTTCTGCGGAGAAAAGGCATGCTGGGGGCCGCGCCGAACCGCCCCGACTCTTCAGCCAAAAG GTCAGTGAAGTTTAACAAGGGGTATACTGCTCTTAGTCAGAGTCCAGATGAAAACCTGGTGTCTCTTGACTCTGACAG TGATGGGGAGCTGGAATCCAGATACTCCTCCGGGTATTCCTCTGCAGAG CAGGTGAACCAGGATGTGAGCCGGCAGCTGCTCCAGGATGGGTATCACCTGGATGAGATTCCAGATGATGAGGACTTGGATCTCATTCCCCCCAAGCCTGTGGCCTCCTCAGCGTGTTCCTGCTGCTGGTGCTGTCTTGGGGACTCTTCCTCCTGCACCCTCCAGTAG